From one Lolium rigidum isolate FL_2022 chromosome 4, APGP_CSIRO_Lrig_0.1, whole genome shotgun sequence genomic stretch:
- the LOC124646933 gene encoding L-type lectin-domain containing receptor kinase IX.1-like, whose translation MAPENATARIFLAACFFFLSYSHHVTAATSPPPSFSFNFSNTTKDQLGDLRFEGDAALNGNLVDLTCNDDSLFCLGRMSYNHPVALYDNNTGEVASFATTFTFAINILPNTTQRGDGMTFFLSGYPSRLPPGSSGSVFGLRNWTNTSPSGEDRFVAIEFDPFNNGQWDSISNDHIGIDLNSLTSISSTRLPIYSLNGTMTATITFDNATRILEAILNFDYNSSLAPASVKTQLPAQLDALLPPVVSVGFSAGTGGYSELHQIHSWSFNSTMAATDTPTRDNVFHPNQGKVFGIKGRQGQNLVIGGLVILVLAVLLAIWSTFSWCRLKRIRNSFGKDSRLKRYEYSDLSMATDRFSEKKEIGKGGFGVVYSGSLKKKDVAVKKILKDSRGEFKDFLAELGSIDGTGHVNLVRLEGWCCSVNNYMFWCLGRQHVELFLVYELVPNGTLHQHLYEKSEVLSWEMRFKIVKGLCNALHYLHHQCSQYILHRDIKPGNILLDSEFNAKLGDFGLSRVAEHNNVTSVQTEAAAGTMRYMDPQSMTDGQANLRRSSDVYSFGIVLLEIAHGKYNPGLVRHLHKNRPYTFVEDVADEKLAGQFDRVQMERVIILGLRCCEEVASKRPSLDAAAMQFLESGGELHAATIHKDEPRPTTPRA comes from the exons ATGGCGCCTGAAAATGCTACTGCACGCATCTTTCTCGCTGcctgcttcttcttcttgtcctactCCCACCATGTTACTGCTGCCACCTCGCCGCCTCCATCCTTCAGCTTCAActtctcaaacaccaccaaggaccAACTAGGAGATCTCCGGTTCGAGGGAGACGCCGCTCTGAATGGCAACCTGGTTGACCTCACCTGCAACGATGATTCCTTGTTCTGCCTGGGGCGGATGTCATACAACCACCCGGTGGCCTTGTACGACAACAACACGGGCGAGGTGGCCAGCTTCGCCACCACCTTCACCTTCGCCATCAACATATTGCCCAACACAACCCAAAGGGGAGACGGTATGACCTTCTTCCTCTCTGGCTACCCCTCAAGGTTACCGCCAGGCTCGTCCGGTAGCGTCTTTGGCCTGAGGAACTGGACCAATACTAGCCCCTCCGGAGAAGACCGGTTCGTCGCCATCGAGTTTGACCCGTTCAACAACGGGCAATGGGATTCCATATCAAACGACCACATTGGCATCGACCTCAATTCCCTGACCTCAATTAGCTCAACGAGGTTGCCGATCTACAGCCTCAACGGCACCATGACGGCGACCATCACTTTTGACAACGCCACCCGGATACTGGAGGCCATACTGAACTTTGATTACAATAGTTCTCTTGCCCCCGCTAGTGTCAAGACACAGCTACCAGCTCAGCTCGATGCGTTGCTCCCGCCGGTGGTGTCTGTGGGGTTctcggcgggaaccggtggatacTCTGAGCTGCATCAGATACACTCCTGGTCCTTCAACTCAACTATGGCAGCCACGG ATACACCCACAAGAGATAACGTATTTCATCCGAATCAAGGCAAGGTGTTTGGCATCAAAG GTCGTCAGGGCCAAAATTTGGTTATTGGAGGATTGGTGATACTCGTGTTAGCCGTGTTGTTGGCAATCTGGTCGACCTTTTCATGGTGTAGGTTGAAACGCATACGGAACTCCTTTGGCAAGGATAGTCGGCTTAAACGATACGAGTACAGCGACCTGTCCATGGCAACAGACAGATTCTCCGAAAAGAAGGAGATCGGAAAGGGTGGCTTTGGCGTGGTCTACAGTGGGAGTCTCAAGAAGAAGGATGTGGCTGTCAAGAAAATCCTGAAGGACTCGAGAGGAGAATTCAAGGACTTCCTTGCCGAGCTTGGTTCCATTGACGGAACGGGCCACGTGAACTTGGTGAGGCTCGAAGGCTGGTGCTGCAGCGTTAACAATTACATGTTTTGGTGCTTGGGAAGGCAGCATGTCGAGCTCTTTCTTGTGTATGAACTCGTGCCAAATGGAACACTACATCAGCACCTGTATGAAAAGTCAGAAGTGTTGTCATGGGAAATGAG GTTCAAAATTGTGAAGGGTTTATGCAACGCCCTTCATTATCTCCACCACCAATGTAGCCAATACATATTGCATAGAGATATCAAACCAGGCAACATTCTACTCGATAGTGAATTCAACGCCAAGCTCGGTGACTTTGGCCTGTCTAGGGTCGCCGAGCACAACAACGTAACATCAGTGCAAACGGAAGCAGCTGCTGGGACTATGCGCTACATGGATCCACAGAGCATGACAGATGGACAGGCCAACTTACGCCGCAGCTCCGATGTCTACAGCTTTGGAATCGTCCTGCTAGAGATAGCACATGGAAAGTATAACCCCGGCCTTGTTCGACATCTGCACAAGAATCGACCATATACATTCGTGGAGGACGTTGCCGACGAGAAGCTAGCTGGACAATTTGACAGGGTGCAGATGGAGCGTGTTATTATCCTGGGCCTCCGATGTTGTGAAGAAGTCGCGAGCAAACGACCTTCACTTGATGCTGCAGCAATGCAATTCCTGGAGAGTGGTGGGGAGTTGCATGCTGCCACGATTCATAAAGATGAGCCCCGCCCTACTACTCCTCGTGCCTAG